The genomic DNA TGCTGCACTGAAATACAGCAAGGTTCCTCACGTGGTGAGCTTCTCACCGCCGAATCAACTCAACGAACAAATCGCTCTCGATGCTGCTCCAATCCCAAAAATCGACCCCGCCTCCTCAGAGAAAGAGAACGACAGCCCAGACTGGGTCAAGCCAGCAAACTAGAGCATTTCCAATGCTTCTCTTGTCCGCGAAGTACGTTTTCACAAGTCCATACGCTGATACCACGAGACAGCACTGTTAAGACAAATGTTAGATTAGCTATCGAGCAATTTTTGAAATGGTCTTCAGTTTCGATTTAGCCCCCGGTGAGTCACCAGGAGAGGGAAACCACACCCAAAGTGGATGATTCAAGCAAACAAGGCGATCGACGCGATGTGCGTCGATCGCCTTGTTGATTGATAGATAACAAACGTCGCGCGACCGTTTCGTACGATCGTTTCGTGTTAGCGTGCGACTCCGATTGTGCGAATCTCTCGCATCACGACAACTTTCACTTCGCCTGGATAAGTCATCGTTTCTTCGACTGCCTGAGCGATGTCGCGAGCCATCTTCGCAGCTTCACGGTCTTTGACCCTTTTCGGATCGACAATCACACGGACTTCACGGCCCGCCTGAATTGCGTACACTTCGTTGACGCCGGGGAAACCGCAGGCAATTGCTTCGAGTTCTTCCAGTCGTTTGATGTACTTCTCCAAAGTTTCACGACGAGAGCCTGGACGTGAAGCAGAGCAGGCATCGGCGGCTGCCGTCAGCACAGTATAAATGTACTCTGGTCGGATATCATCATGATGACCAGCCGCAGCGTGGACAACTTCTTCCCCTTCACCGTAACGCTTGAGGAAGTCAGCACCGATGGCGGGGTGTCCCCCTTCCATTTCATGGTCTGCTGCTTTTCCGATATCGTGACAGAACCCACAACGTCGGGCAATGTCTGCATCGAGTCCAAGTTGCTCAGCCATCATTGCAGTTAAGTGAGCCACTTCGATGGAGTGTTGCAACACGTTCTGGCTGTAACTGACACGGAAGTTCAAGCGTCCCATCAGATAGATGAGTTTTTCATGCAAGTTTGGAACGCCTGCTTCATCGGCAGCACGATGCCCCAGATCCATGATCCGCTCATCCATCTCCGTTTTCGTTTCGGTTACAACTTCTTCAATCCGGGCTGGGTGAATCCGACCATCCTGAATCAGCTTGTTGAGCGAAATTTTGGCGATCTCTCGACGAACGGTGTCGAAAGCTGAAACGACAACCACACCGGGCGTATCATCGACAATCACATCGACGCCGGTCTCTTTCTCGAAGGCTCGAATGTTACGACCTTCGCGGCCAATGATCCGGCCTTTCATTTCATCACTAGGGATGTCGATCGTCGAGACAGTTGTTTCTGAAGTGTGATCAGAAGCGAACCGTTGAATTGCCATACCGATAATTTCACGAGCCAGCTTTTCGGAATCCTGCTTCAACTGTTGCTGATGCTTGAGAATTAAACTTCCGGTTTCGCTTTTCAACTGCTTATCGAGACGCATGAGCAAACGCTCAGTCGCATCTTCTTTGGACAATCCACTGATCGTATAAAGCTTCTCCTGCTCCTCTTCGATAATCTTATCGAGGTCAGATTCTTTCTTCTCAATTAGCTTGCTGCGGTCAGCAATTCGGTTTTGAGTTTGCTCAACCATTCGCTCCCGCTTCTTCAGATTCTCCTCATGATCAGCCAGCGAGTTCTCTTTTTTATCGAGGACACGTTCTTGCTGACGGAGTTTGTCTCGGTGGAGATCGAGTTCTTTATCGAGCTCTTCGCGGCGTTTGAGAAACTCTTCTTTCGCTTCGAGTTCTTGAGTGCGACGCATGTTCTCAGCTTCGCGCTCTGCGTCTTTAAGAAGTTCATCGCGATTGCGATAGGCGCTTCCCATGCGCATGCGGTCAAGAAAAAAGCCGATTGCAACTCCGACCACAAGTGCAATCCCAGCAGCGACATAAGGGGGCATAGCTGCATCCTTGTTTGGATACGTCTCCCCAAGACCTGAACCCAGATCGCAGAATCCTTGAAATCAAGCAAATTCGTGAAATCAAGCTGCGCCGTTTGAATCGTTCAGAAGGCCATTGATTTGCAATAAGTTGATTTGCAACGAGTTGTCAGGAGGTACTAAAGCTGGGTGATAACCCAATTTCTACGACGGAACGACGTTCATCAAGACGCTGAAGAATCGATCCGCACAAGGAAAGACGCACGACTGAAACCCCAAAATCGACACCCCATACTGCCCGATTCTCAAAAACACTTTGAGAGAAGCAGGTATGATGGTCGTTCAGAATTTCAGGCAGCTCTTCGGATTCGTCAGTTTGACGATTCCAAGCCTGATTCCAGGCGAGTCTTTTCACCCACAGAATCAGGAGAGCCAGCGAAGCAATCGTGCACCGCATAAAACACCAATAAGACAACATTGAAAGTTTGAAATGAGGAATCAATCCCCGACTCAATAAAACGTTCGCCGGAATGAAATGGATAATGAATATTAAGAATAAAAGGCGAATGCTCGACTGAGCACAACTATCTGAAATGGAATGGCTTCCGTAACGAAATCAGTTTCGTAGGGCCAATTTGTGGCTTGGAAATGACGTCGAATAAAATACGGACATCGTTTGAAGCGACACGTCATCACTTCAATGTGATAAAGATATTACCAGAATGTGAATTTGCTGCAATCTTCACGAGGCGAATTCGACTGACCTGCCGTACACTTTCCAAGTCCTCAAGGGGCATCGAGAGCCTCAGTTAGGACGAATTGTTCTCCTGCTGTCGATGAAAAGTCAAACTTGCGAATTGCCCGGCCCCTCAGAGCGTGATACGATTTCCATCAGGAGTTTTTGAACCAGTTCAGGATCGACACCAAATTCTTGTATGGATATTCGCCAATCACCACTGATTCTCGGTTTCTCGTTAGGTCGATATTTCGGCGTAACGGTCAGGATGAGTGTATGGTTCCTCGTATTGATTCTGATTCTCTGCCTGCGGCTCCCGATCGTGATTGGGCTGTGGGCGTCTGCAATTCTGTTTATCAGCATCCTGATTCACGAATTCGCTCACGTCTTTGGAGCCAGGGCGACCGGTGGCGAAGGAGATGAAATCCTGATGTGGCCCTTGGGCGGTTTAGCGTTTGTTTCGCCGGGTCCAAATTTTCGATCTGAATTCTGGACAACCGCAGCTGGCCCAATTTCCAACGCCCTGATTTGCCTGATCTGCTTGCCAGCTGTCCTCTCTGCTGGAGTTTTTTGGGATTCTCTGCATCCAATTGTTCTGCCGCATCTCGACTTCTCACTTTCAAACTTCACAACGGCGATCAACAGTGTCTTTGTTTTGATGTTCTCACTGAACTTCAAACTGCTCGTTTTAAACCTGTTGCCGATCCACCCACTTGATGGGGGACAAATCGCATTTTCGATTTCCAAGTTGTATTGGGACCGCGGAACGGCTCGCATTGGAACCCTTTATGCGAGCATGGCAATTTGCCTGATCCTGGCAATCTCAGGAACGTTTATGGAATCGACAGAAATCGTGTTCATCGGATTTCTGTTAATGACATTCGGTCTTCAGGCTCACATGAATGCCGTGTTCGCACAGCAATTTGGCGAGCTGGGTTTTGAGTATGGAATGTCGAGCGAAGACGAATACGGACTGTTCGAAGAAGAGCGCGAACCGCAACTCAGCATGGTGGAACGCTGGCGTCAGCGACGAGAAGAAAAACGCCGCATCAAAGAAGCACAGACCCGAGCTGAGACTTCACAGAAGGTGGACGCCCTGCTGGAGAAGATCAACACCGCAGGAATGGACTCCCTCTCCGAAGCGGAGAAAAAATTCCTGCAACAAGCCAGCACTCGCTACAAAACACAGAAAGACTGACGGCGCCTCGCCTCTTCTTTTGTCATCGCGAGGTTCCACGGAGTCCGACGCGGTGGTTCATGTAGTGCCGGAGCACAGCATCGAGAGGCTCGCTGGTGCGGATCGTTTGATAATCGATCATATTTCGTGAACAGCGCCGACGGATTTCATCGAGAAACGAATCCATCGCTGCCCGATATCCATCTCGAAGCGACTTCGGATCGCACGTCAACTCACCGGCATCTTCGAGGCCTTCAAAACGTGTCGTTCCGGAATATTCGAAGTCGAGTTCCTGATCATCAAGGATGTGAAAGAGCAGAACTTCGTGCCCACGTTTTTTGAGCATTCGCAGCCCCTTGAAGAGATCTTCAACAGGCACAAACAGGTCGGAGATCACGACGACCATTCCGCGTTCGTTTTTCTCATCAGCAACAGTACGGAGCAGCTTGTACATGCTGGTTTTCTTAGCAGCATGTTCTTCCGCCAGAACAGACAAAATAGTTCCGAGGTGATTGTGCCGACTTCGTGAGGGGGCCCGAAGCCGGATCTCTTCATCGAAGACGGAAAGGCTGACCGCATCCTGCTGACGCAGCAACAGATATGTCAGACAGGCTGCGATGGAGCACGAGTAATCATATTTTGTGAGTTCGCCCGATCCAAACTGCATCGACTCGCTGGCATCGACCAGGAGAGTCGTGCGGAGGTTCGTCTCCTCCTCGAACTGCTTAATGTAATACTTGTCCGTCTTCGACCAGACTTTCCAGTCGACGTGCCGAATATCGTCGCCGGGTGCGTATTCACGGTGCTGAACAAATTCAATCGACTGACCGAAGTACGGGCTGCGATGTTGACCGGAAAGAAATCCTTCCACGATTTTCCGCGCCTGAACCTCAAGACGAGAGATTCGGGAGATGGCATCTGATGGCAGGATTTGATCGGGAGACTTTGGCACGTTGAAGTCGGGATTAAGATTAGGAAATAACCTGTTCGCTTTCACTCAACGCTCACTTCACAGCGAGCGAGATCGAACACTGTGAGCGAGATCGGAATTAACTCGCGGTTGCCGGTGGAGCAAACATTTTCTTCAAACGAGGATCGGAAGTCAGTTCGCCGTCTTTGTCGGGAGTTTCCTTCACGAGTCGTTCAATAACGTCGTCGGTCGTGATCCCTTCACTCTCTGCTGAGAAGTTCGTCACGATGCGGTGACGCAGAATCGGCCCGGCGAGAGCCGCGATATCTTCAGTGGAAACGTTCGTACGACCGTTGAGCAACGCCCGCGCTTTGGAACCGAGCAGAAGATATTGAACCGCTCTTGGTCCGGCTCCCCAGCTGATCCATTCGTTCACAAAATCGGGAACCCCTTCCTGACCAATACGTGTTTGCCGCACCAGAGCCAACGCATAGTCGACTTGATGATCGCTAACGGGAACGTCTCGAACAATCGACTGCAGTTCCAGAATCTCTTCGCCAGTCAGAACGGGTGTGATCTCGGATTTCACATTCCCGGTTGTCGCTTTGGCGATCAGTTTTTCCTCGTCGAAGCTCGGATAGTCAACGAATACCTTGAACATGAATCGGTCTTGTTGTGCTTCCGGAAGCTGGTACGTCCCTTCCTGCTCAATCGGGTTCTGCGTTGCCAAGACGAAGAAAGGAGCGTTCAGCTTATGCCGGGTCTGCCCGACAGTCACTTGATGCTCCTGCATCGCTTCCAGAAGCGCAGCCTGCGTTTTTGGTGGCGTTCGGTTGATCTCATCTGCCAAGACGACGTTGTGGAAAATCGGCCCCTGGATAAATCGGAATTCCCGTTCGCCGGTTTCCTGATTAACCGAGAGCACATCAGTCCCGGTGATGTCAGCAGGCATCAGATCGGGCGTGAACTGGATTCTTGAAAAGCTCATCGACAAACATTGTGCCAGCGAGTTAATCATCAATGTCTTCGCCAGCCCAGGAACTCCTTCCAGCAGACAATGACCGCGGCTGAACAAAGCAATCAGCAATTGGTCAATAACGTCTTCCTGCCCCACGATGATTTTAGACATCTGCTCGCGAATATCGCTGTAGGCTTTACTGAGTTTTGTAATTGCGCCGCTGTTCTCAGCCGTCATTTTCATTCCTTGGTTGTACAGTCCTGGCTTTGGGACTCAAATCCTTAGCGTCATATCCTATCCAGCTCACCCATCTGAAGGAAAGGTTAGCAGGGTACTTCGTGTGACCGACTCACTAAAACGGCCGCTTATCGGGTTCAGGAACGGCTTGATTTCTTGAGGCAAGAGACTTGAAACAGAGCCTCAAATTCGCGAACCTTTGGATCTTCAGAAAGAAGAAACAACCCAAATCCTGATCCACGGAGCATTTCCCAGAAAGATGGGAAGAGTGGAAAACAGATTTGCGCTCCTTAAGACATCTGCTGGAAATACTGATGGACGTTCTCCAATCAATCTGGAATGTTGTCATTGCCCTCGGTCAATTAGTGGTCGATTTGGTGCA from Thalassoglobus polymorphus includes the following:
- the rny gene encoding ribonuclease Y — translated: MPPYVAAGIALVVGVAIGFFLDRMRMGSAYRNRDELLKDAEREAENMRRTQELEAKEEFLKRREELDKELDLHRDKLRQQERVLDKKENSLADHEENLKKRERMVEQTQNRIADRSKLIEKKESDLDKIIEEEQEKLYTISGLSKEDATERLLMRLDKQLKSETGSLILKHQQQLKQDSEKLAREIIGMAIQRFASDHTSETTVSTIDIPSDEMKGRIIGREGRNIRAFEKETGVDVIVDDTPGVVVVSAFDTVRREIAKISLNKLIQDGRIHPARIEEVVTETKTEMDERIMDLGHRAADEAGVPNLHEKLIYLMGRLNFRVSYSQNVLQHSIEVAHLTAMMAEQLGLDADIARRCGFCHDIGKAADHEMEGGHPAIGADFLKRYGEGEEVVHAAAGHHDDIRPEYIYTVLTAAADACSASRPGSRRETLEKYIKRLEELEAIACGFPGVNEVYAIQAGREVRVIVDPKRVKDREAAKMARDIAQAVEETMTYPGEVKVVVMREIRTIGVAR
- a CDS encoding DUF58 domain-containing protein; its protein translation is MPKSPDQILPSDAISRISRLEVQARKIVEGFLSGQHRSPYFGQSIEFVQHREYAPGDDIRHVDWKVWSKTDKYYIKQFEEETNLRTTLLVDASESMQFGSGELTKYDYSCSIAACLTYLLLRQQDAVSLSVFDEEIRLRAPSRSRHNHLGTILSVLAEEHAAKKTSMYKLLRTVADEKNERGMVVVISDLFVPVEDLFKGLRMLKKRGHEVLLFHILDDQELDFEYSGTTRFEGLEDAGELTCDPKSLRDGYRAAMDSFLDEIRRRCSRNMIDYQTIRTSEPLDAVLRHYMNHRVGLRGTSR
- a CDS encoding AAA family ATPase, with translation MKMTAENSGAITKLSKAYSDIREQMSKIIVGQEDVIDQLLIALFSRGHCLLEGVPGLAKTLMINSLAQCLSMSFSRIQFTPDLMPADITGTDVLSVNQETGEREFRFIQGPIFHNVVLADEINRTPPKTQAALLEAMQEHQVTVGQTRHKLNAPFFVLATQNPIEQEGTYQLPEAQQDRFMFKVFVDYPSFDEEKLIAKATTGNVKSEITPVLTGEEILELQSIVRDVPVSDHQVDYALALVRQTRIGQEGVPDFVNEWISWGAGPRAVQYLLLGSKARALLNGRTNVSTEDIAALAGPILRHRIVTNFSAESEGITTDDVIERLVKETPDKDGELTSDPRLKKMFAPPATAS
- a CDS encoding site-2 protease family protein; translation: MSVWFLVLILILCLRLPIVIGLWASAILFISILIHEFAHVFGARATGGEGDEILMWPLGGLAFVSPGPNFRSEFWTTAAGPISNALICLICLPAVLSAGVFWDSLHPIVLPHLDFSLSNFTTAINSVFVLMFSLNFKLLVLNLLPIHPLDGGQIAFSISKLYWDRGTARIGTLYASMAICLILAISGTFMESTEIVFIGFLLMTFGLQAHMNAVFAQQFGELGFEYGMSSEDEYGLFEEEREPQLSMVERWRQRREEKRRIKEAQTRAETSQKVDALLEKINTAGMDSLSEAEKKFLQQASTRYKTQKD